The following proteins are encoded in a genomic region of Rhizobium sp. ZPR4:
- a CDS encoding (2Fe-2S)-binding protein, with amino-acid sequence MNLQINSQSYQVNSDGDTPLLWIIRDELGMTGTKYGCGLAQCGACSVLVDGEVVRSCVTPLDSVAGRQITTIEAIEADPIGKRVVAAWIKHQVPQCGYCQSGQVVAATALLKQTPNPSDDEIAAAMINLCRCGTYNAIKAAVKDLSSKEGETL; translated from the coding sequence ATGAATCTTCAGATCAACAGCCAGTCCTATCAGGTCAATTCAGACGGAGACACGCCGCTCCTCTGGATCATCCGCGACGAGCTGGGCATGACCGGCACGAAATACGGTTGCGGACTGGCACAATGCGGTGCCTGCTCGGTCCTCGTCGATGGGGAAGTGGTGCGCTCATGCGTGACGCCGCTCGACAGCGTCGCGGGCCGCCAGATCACGACGATCGAAGCGATCGAAGCGGACCCGATCGGCAAGCGTGTCGTCGCCGCCTGGATCAAGCACCAGGTTCCGCAATGCGGCTACTGTCAATCGGGGCAGGTCGTGGCGGCGACCGCGCTCCTCAAACAAACGCCCAATCCTTCCGATGACGAGATCGCCGCGGCAATGATCAATCTCTGTCGATGCGGAACCTACAATGCGATCAAGGCTGCGGTCAAAGATCTCTCCTCCAAGGAAGGAGAAACGCTATGA
- a CDS encoding CDP-diacylglycerol diphosphatase translates to MTYSRRVTALAASFLPLLFAPAFADSDVLWKIVHDKCVVQTAPCISVNTAEHYAMLKDLRGVAQFLLIPTDKITGIESAALIDPATHNFFADAWTEQGDVDARLPHALPRDGLSLAVNAQQARSQNQLHIHVDCLSADARTALKADADKIGTDWAPLPDTIAGHKFAAMRVKGETLGDFNPFLALAKTLKDPAKEMGDHNLVVAGANFADGPGFIVLTDVATPGMGGEDVQDHSCAITH, encoded by the coding sequence ATGACATACTCGCGTCGCGTCACGGCTCTCGCCGCATCCTTCCTCCCCCTCCTTTTTGCTCCAGCCTTTGCCGACTCCGACGTGCTTTGGAAGATCGTGCATGACAAGTGTGTCGTACAAACCGCGCCCTGCATTTCGGTCAACACGGCCGAGCACTATGCGATGCTGAAGGATCTGCGGGGTGTTGCGCAATTTCTTCTCATTCCCACCGACAAGATCACCGGCATCGAAAGCGCAGCACTTATCGATCCTGCAACACATAACTTCTTTGCCGACGCCTGGACTGAGCAAGGCGATGTCGATGCCCGCTTGCCGCACGCTCTCCCGCGCGACGGTTTGAGCCTCGCGGTCAACGCGCAGCAGGCGCGTTCGCAAAACCAGCTGCACATCCATGTAGACTGCCTCAGCGCAGATGCGCGAACAGCCCTAAAGGCCGATGCGGACAAGATCGGCACGGACTGGGCACCGCTCCCCGATACCATCGCCGGCCACAAGTTCGCAGCGATGCGGGTCAAGGGCGAGACATTGGGCGACTTCAATCCATTCCTGGCGCTGGCCAAGACATTGAAGGATCCGGCAAAGGAAATGGGCGATCACAATCTTGTGGTGGCCGGCGCCAATTTCGCCGACGGTCCCGGCTTTATCGTCCTGACGGATGTCGCGACGCCCGGCATGGGCGGCGAGGACGTACAGGACCATAGCTGCGCGATTACGCATTAG
- a CDS encoding xanthine dehydrogenase family protein molybdopterin-binding subunit → MTETSRNLVPEDEFPTGSPVNISRRHFLLTSAGAAAGAFVLGFGVPVGRARAQQAAGPMPPGTRVPAFLEIRPDSTIRFMSPFVEGGQGVFTAMAQIVGEELDADPKTFIVENAPTGSDYLVVHGKMRITGGSMSVRTSYETMRRLGALARNMILQAAAKRLNAPIAELTTEPGRVIHAASGRSLAYGDVAAEALDLPVPAPESVTLRDPSKFRWIGKPVERLDIHDKSTGKAVYAIDCKVEGMLHAAVQHAPRLGLTIGKIRNEDQLKAMPGVHSVHSLPGAVAVVAERWWNAKRAAEAAQVDWREPGVDANSAVRYMPADFSTAAFNDRLANEPGNGKEAESVGDIAKAFDGAKTVVSATYRSQYLHHAQLEPPSTLARFNPDGSLEIWMPNQAPEQFQADIAKLTGLDPSKVTLHSPILGGFFGRHFLYPSANPYPQAIQLAKEVGRPVKLIWSREEEFLRDPMRPMAAVRFRGALDASGVPVALEAISACEGPTEGVYGHKEDSLDPTALEGLSGKSYAIPNYRIAQIYVKNPPTLAYWRSVGNSMNDFFYETFLDELADKGGQDPYELRLKLLQKNERLSNLLKAVGDLSGGWKRGPFTGDDGSRRARGIAMASPFGSHTAAIAEVSIHNGQVVVHDVWEAIDPGSIVNPAIIEAQVNSATALGMSQVLMEEAVYKNGEPVARNYDLYPILPPDRMARVHVRIVESGAEMGGIGEPGLPAIPPAVANAVSTLTGKRIRSMPLSNYTFES, encoded by the coding sequence ATGACCGAGACCAGCCGCAACCTCGTTCCGGAAGATGAATTCCCCACCGGCTCTCCGGTCAATATCTCGCGCCGGCATTTTCTTCTGACGTCCGCCGGTGCCGCGGCAGGCGCATTCGTGCTTGGTTTCGGCGTTCCGGTCGGCCGCGCGCGTGCCCAGCAGGCGGCAGGCCCGATGCCTCCAGGCACCCGCGTTCCCGCATTCCTCGAAATCCGCCCGGATAGCACCATCCGCTTCATGAGCCCCTTCGTCGAGGGCGGGCAAGGCGTCTTTACGGCGATGGCCCAGATCGTTGGCGAAGAACTTGATGCCGATCCGAAGACCTTCATCGTCGAAAATGCGCCGACGGGCAGCGACTATCTTGTCGTGCACGGCAAGATGCGCATCACCGGCGGCAGTATGTCGGTGCGCACCAGCTATGAGACCATGCGCCGGCTCGGCGCTCTGGCACGCAACATGATCCTGCAGGCTGCTGCAAAGCGCCTCAACGCACCCATCGCTGAGCTCACGACCGAGCCGGGCCGCGTGATCCATGCCGCGTCGGGACGGAGCCTCGCCTATGGCGACGTCGCTGCCGAGGCGCTGGATCTGCCCGTTCCCGCCCCCGAGAGCGTGACACTCAGAGATCCGAGTAAATTCCGCTGGATCGGCAAACCGGTCGAACGCCTCGATATCCACGACAAATCGACGGGCAAGGCGGTCTACGCTATCGACTGCAAGGTCGAAGGCATGCTGCATGCCGCCGTCCAGCACGCGCCACGCCTTGGCCTGACAATCGGCAAGATTCGCAACGAAGACCAGCTCAAGGCAATGCCGGGCGTTCATTCCGTCCATAGTCTGCCCGGCGCCGTCGCCGTCGTTGCCGAACGCTGGTGGAATGCCAAGCGGGCAGCAGAGGCCGCCCAGGTCGATTGGCGTGAGCCCGGCGTCGATGCCAATTCCGCCGTCCGCTACATGCCCGCCGACTTTTCGACCGCAGCCTTCAACGACAGGCTCGCCAATGAGCCGGGCAATGGCAAGGAAGCGGAGAGTGTCGGCGATATCGCCAAAGCGTTCGACGGCGCCAAAACCGTCGTTTCCGCCACCTACCGGAGCCAGTATCTGCATCATGCGCAGCTGGAACCGCCGTCGACTTTGGCCCGCTTCAACCCGGACGGCAGTCTTGAAATCTGGATGCCCAACCAGGCGCCAGAGCAATTCCAGGCCGACATTGCCAAGCTGACGGGGCTCGATCCATCGAAGGTGACCCTCCACAGCCCCATCCTGGGCGGCTTCTTCGGGCGGCACTTCCTGTATCCGTCCGCCAACCCCTATCCGCAGGCCATCCAGCTCGCAAAGGAGGTCGGGCGGCCGGTCAAGCTCATCTGGAGCCGCGAGGAGGAATTTCTGCGTGATCCGATGCGCCCGATGGCAGCCGTGCGCTTCCGCGGCGCACTCGACGCCAGCGGCGTGCCGGTCGCTCTTGAGGCCATAAGCGCTTGCGAGGGGCCAACAGAGGGCGTTTACGGTCATAAGGAGGATTCACTGGACCCAACGGCCCTGGAGGGTCTGAGCGGCAAATCCTACGCAATCCCGAACTACCGCATCGCGCAGATCTACGTCAAAAACCCACCGACACTGGCCTATTGGCGCTCGGTCGGCAATTCCATGAACGACTTCTTCTACGAGACCTTCCTGGACGAGCTGGCGGACAAGGGTGGGCAGGACCCTTATGAGCTGCGCCTCAAGCTGCTGCAGAAGAACGAACGGCTGAGCAATCTCCTGAAAGCGGTCGGAGATCTATCCGGCGGCTGGAAACGAGGTCCCTTCACCGGAGACGACGGCTCACGCCGTGCGCGGGGGATCGCCATGGCTTCTCCGTTCGGCAGTCATACGGCGGCGATCGCCGAGGTCTCCATTCACAACGGCCAAGTCGTCGTGCATGATGTCTGGGAAGCGATCGACCCCGGCAGCATCGTCAATCCTGCGATCATCGAAGCACAGGTGAATTCGGCAACGGCGCTCGGAATGTCGCAGGTTCTGATGGAGGAAGCCGTCTATAAGAACGGCGAGCCCGTCGCCCGCAACTACGACCTCTATCCGATCCTGCCGCCGGACCGCATGGCGCGTGTCCATGTCCGTATCGTCGAAAGCGGCGCCGAGATGGGCGGGATCGGCGAGCCGGGGCTTCCAGCCATCCCGCCGGCAGTCGCCAATGCAGTCTCGACGCTAACAGGCAAGCGGATACGCAGCATGCCTCTCTCCAACTACACCTTTGAAAGCTGA